One Asterias rubens unplaced genomic scaffold, eAstRub1.3, whole genome shotgun sequence DNA window includes the following coding sequences:
- the LOC117305604 gene encoding uncharacterized protein LOC117305604 produces MQEHTQGEESENEHGAGGYEGMDVQDNESLDEDRQTCKDTLAEAVSYFVANMKATAIPYSNVQQIIYEVEGLVEIIANHLQHKLSSIVEEVQTQFKEANLSKFETVFQECEVVKKTFEGLRSQYQQDKYFKDKGYFISPEERVLGQSFTSQSDTSTGGVKQKVKNDSFQYVPMKKTLRKHLEQPGVMAAILHQQPCEDGLLLQSYRDGSYFKGKFSASADVVIPILLYCDDYETGNPLGSKKGINKLTGFYISLLCLPAQFQASLSNILLAACAKRSEVAKYGIDSILSVIVKDLNDIERQGIEVSCQSYSGLVRPVVFQVIGDNLGLHETLGFVGSFSANYPCRFCKAPKEITKKQLVEDVSLLRDKNSFEADLVLDNVSKTGIKRSSELNKLTGFHVTDNHVTDVMHDLLEGIFPLEIKLTLGELIDEGCFTLEEVNNRISSFGYGFADKKSKPSIIQDSALRNPSGSSGQKAAQTRILALYLPLIIGDLVDEESDVWEMFLLLLDIYKIVVAPRISHAGVYILKALIADHHRLFLSLFQDRHLIPKQHFLIHYPRVIQLLGPLEQYSSMRKEGKHKPFKRWARACNNYKNVAKTVSIRHQQQQSYTFLLRKPLNSELEVRDQISVLVSSLDEVNVCSFLGCGKDAQVILSGSVSIQTYTYKPNCMILVDWTAKEPQFSQVKHHNS; encoded by the coding sequence ATGCAAGAACATACCCAAGGTGAAGAATCAGAAAATGAGCATGGCGCTGGTGGATATGAAGGAATGGACGTgcaagataatgaaagtttgGATGAAGATCGACAAACATGCAAAGATACCCTTGCTGAAGcagtttcttattttgtagCGAACATGAAAGCAACTGCTATACCATATTCCAATGTGCAACAGATCATATATGAAGTTGAAGGGCTGGTGGAGATCATTGCTAATCATCTACAGCATAAGCTTTCCTCTATTGTGGAAGAGGTTCAAACACAGTTCAAGGAGGCAAATCTCTCAAAAtttgaaacagtttttcaaGAATGTGaggttgtaaaaaaaacctttgaaggCCTTCGATCACAGTACCAACAGGACAAATACTTCAAAGATAAGGGATATTTCATCAGCCCAGAGGAAAGGGTGCTGGGTCAGTCATTCACATCACAGAGTGATACCTCAACTGGAGGAGTAAAACAGAAAGTAAAAAATGACAGCTTCCAATATGTTCCCATGAAGAAAACACTCAGGAAACATCTGGAGCAGCCAGGAGTGATGGCTGCAATTCTTCATCAACAACCCTGTGAGGATGGCTTGTTGTTACAGTCCTATCGCGATGGAAGTTACTTTAAGGGTAAATTTTCTGCAAGTGCCGATGTTGTCATCCCTATTCTATTGTATTGTGATGATTATGAAACAGGGAACCCCCTCGGTtctaaaaaaggaataaataaacTCACTGGCTTTTATATTAGTCTGCTTTGTCTGCCTGCTCAGTTCCAGGCTTCTCTTAGTAACATTTTATTGGCAGCGTGTGCAAAAAGATCTGAAGTTGCCAAATATGGCATTGACAGCATACTATCAGTGATTGTGAAAGACCTGAATGATATCGAAAGACAGGGAATAGAAGTTTCTTGTCAATCCTATTCAGGCTTGGTAAGACCAGTTGTTTTTCAGGTGATAGGTGACAACTTAGGGCTTCATGAAACACTCGGTTTTGTAGGTAGCTTCAGTGCTAACTATCCTTGTCGGTTTTGCAAGGCACCAAAGGAGATCACTAAAAAGCAACTTGTAGAAGATGTGTCACTTTTAAGAGACAAAAACAGCTTTGAAGCGGACCTTGTGTTGGACAATGTCTCAAAGACAGGGATCAAACGGTCTTCTGAACTGAATAAGTTGACTGGCTTCCATGTCACCGACAATCATGTAACTGATGTAATGCATGACTTACTTGAGGGTATTTTCCCACTTGAAATAAAACTTACTCTTGGTGAGCTCATTGATGAAGGATGTTTTACTCTTGAAGAAGTAAACAATCGCATTTCTTCATTTGGCTATGGGTTTGcggataaaaaaagtaaaccaagTATAATTCAGGATTCAGCACTCAGGAATCCATCAGGTTCAAGTGGTCAGAAGGCTGCACAGACAAGAATCTTAGCTTTGTATCTTCCCTTGATCATTGGTGACTTGGTAGATGAGGAATCTGATGTGTGGGAGATGTTCCTGTTGCTGCTTGACATATATAAAATCGTAGTAGCTCCACGCATTAGCCATGCAGGCGTATACATTTTGAAAGCTTTGATTGCAGACCATCATCGGCTCTTTCTGAGCCTCTTTCAAGACCGTCACCTTATCCCGAAACAGCATTTTTTAATCCACTACCCTCGGGTAATACAACTTCTTGGACCTCTGGAACAGTACTCAAGTATGCGCAAAGAGGGCAAGCACAAACCTTTTAAAAGGTGGGCTAGAGCTTGTAACAATTACAAGAATGTTGCAAAGACAGTCAGTATCAGGCATCAGCAGCAACAAAGCTATACTTTCTTACTGAGGAAGCCATTGAACAGTGAATTAGAAGTAAGGGATCAGATTTCTGTTCTGGTTTCTTCTCTGGATGAAGTGAATGTGTGTTCCTTCCTTGGGTGTGGAAAAGATGCTCAAGTCATTTTGTCAGGAAGTGTTTCCATTCAGACATACACATACAAACCAAACTGCATGATTCTGGTTGACTGGACTGCCAAAGAGCCACAATTCTCACAAGTAAAGCATCATAATAGTTGA
- the LOC117305618 gene encoding uncharacterized protein LOC117305618, giving the protein MLDFGPETASFDCQSMLSSSSDFSEVAPVLGTPVTGDVSSAASLSDSDSWASFPLSQMSPPPMKRQKRLLFDTKKILSESPEGKSVTRSIEQSGFLTKKVRHQLVRILVSYLISHHGKNPGAFEKSALAESVIAAFPSLKDPQGITGYEAFYTKGSKGCPAGGYLEEHLRYVRKI; this is encoded by the exons ATGCTTGACTTTGGACCGGAAACGGCTTCTTTTGATTGTCAGTCAATGCTGAGTTCCAGTTCGGACTTCAGTGAAGTTGCACCTGTGTTAGGCACACCAGTAACAGGGGATGTTTCCAGTGCAGCCTCTTTGTCAGACTCGGACAGTTGGGCTTCTTTTCCATTGTCACAGATGTCACCCCCACCCATGAAAAGACAGAAGAGACTTTTGTTT GATACCAAGAAGATTCTTAGTGAATCTCCAGAAGGAAAGAGTGTCACTCGGAGCATCGAGCAATCTGGATTCTTGACGAAAAAAGTCAGGCATCAACTAGTCAGGATATTAGTGAGCTACTTGATTTCCCATCATGGAAAAAA CCCTGGTGCATTTGAAAAGAGTGCTCTGGCTGAGAGTGTGATTGCTGCATTCCCAAGCCTGAAAGACCCTCAAGGAATCACAGGATAT GAAGCCTTTTACACTAAAGGATCCAAAGGATGCCCTGCAGGTGGTTATCTTGAAGAACACTTGCGTTATGTGAGGAAAATATGA